The Streptomyces fungicidicus nucleotide sequence GCGGTCGCCGCTGCGGGTGCTGGACCCGTGGGTGCTGGACAAGCATCTGGACCGCTATCGCAAGGGCAGGCGCACGCTGACCGATCTGTGCGCGCACTACGGCGTCCCGCTGGAGGGGGCGCACGAGGCGGCGGCGGACGCGGTGGCCGCGCTGGAGGTGACCCGGGCGGTGGGGCGGCGTTTCGCTGCCCGGCTGGAGCGGCTGTCCCCCGCCGAGCTGCACACCCTGCAGGCGGTGTGGCACGCGGCGCAGGCGCGCGGGCTGCAGGCGTGGTTCGCGCGCAGCGGCACGGAGGAGGTGGTGGACCCGGCGTGGCCGCTGCGTCCGGAGCTGCCGGCGGCGGCCTGAGCCGGAGCCCCGCCGGGGATGCAAGAAGCCGGTCCGTCTGAGACGGACCGGCTTTCCCGGTGGGCGATACTGGGTTCGAACCAGTGACCTCTTCGGTGTGAACGAAGCGCTCTCCCACTGAGCTAATCGCCCGGGAACGCAGTGAACAATACAGGTCCGGGGACGCTTCCTTCAAACCGCTTCCAGGTACGCGGCCAGTCCGCGGCGCCCGGCGCGCATCATCATCGCGTGGTTGGCGCGGAAGACGGGCCGGGCGGGCACGGCGAGCAGGCGCAGCAGCCGCTTGCGGACGTCGACCTCCTGCTCGTAGTGGGCGAGACAGCCGTGGGCTCCCAGACCGGTGACGGTCCAGCGGGCCCAGCCGTCGATGTCGCCGGACAGGCCCGCCTCCAGGACCCCGGTCTCCCGGTCGCGCCGCCCCTCCCGCACGGTGGAGGTCAGGTCGTACGGCAGCAGGGAGCGGATCGTGACGATCCCGCTGGTGTCGTCGAGGCGGGTGACCTCGCGCACCTGGGGCCACCACAGGGGGTAGTCCTCGATCCGTTCCAGTGCTCCGTACACCGTGGCGGCGGGCGCGGACAGGGTCCACAGACTGCGGAAGCGGTAATGGTTCCAGTCCATGTACGGAGTGTGCCCGCCCGCGCCCCGGATGTGCGGTTACGGCATCCGGTCCCCCAGCAGCGCCAGGAGCTCGATGGCGGCGAGTCCGTAGAGCGCGGTGTCGTTGGTGGAGACCCAGGCGGCCTCGCTGCCGGCGACCAGGGCGGCCGGGCCGCTCACCTTCTCGGTCTTCCAGGGCGCCGACTCCTTGTAACCGTCGGAGTCGTAGAACTTCTGCCAGGCGCGCTCGGCCAGCTTCGCGTCGTCCGTCCGTACGGCGGCGTAGGCGTCCAGGCGGGAGTGGCCCTGGAAGAGGATCAGGCTGCCGAAGTTGGAGCCGTAGCGGGCCGCCTGTTCCGTCTTGCTCGCGTTGAAGTAGCGGCAGTAGTCGTAGTACGCCTCGTCGAACTCCGGCATGTCGACGAGGTCGATGAGTTCGGCGCAGAGCTCGTTGAGGCCGAAGACGGCCGAGAGGTGGGACACCTCGACCTTCGGGGTGTCGGCGACGGCGAACCTGCCGGTGTCGAGGTCGTAGAGACCGCTGCCCTGGACGAAGCCGTTGGGCTGGGCGGCGATGGTCTCCATGGTGGAGAGCACGCGGGCCCTGGCCTTCTCCCACTTGGGTCCCTTGCGTT carries:
- a CDS encoding SRPBCC family protein; amino-acid sequence: MDWNHYRFRSLWTLSAPAATVYGALERIEDYPLWWPQVREVTRLDDTSGIVTIRSLLPYDLTSTVREGRRDRETGVLEAGLSGDIDGWARWTVTGLGAHGCLAHYEQEVDVRKRLLRLLAVPARPVFRANHAMMMRAGRRGLAAYLEAV